The genomic window AAATAAATCCTGTTTTCTGATATTATTATATGTAAAATATATATTTTTTCTTAATTGAAATTTTGTAAAATAAAATTAGTTTTAAATGAGGATAAATGCTCCATTGTGTGAAATGGTTTATAACAATAGAACACTTGTTGTAGATTTTACATTTTAATTGTGAAAGTTAGGTTTTTAATAAATATTATAAAACAGGATGAGGTATGTGATGAATAAGACAATAGGAATATTAGCTCATGTTGATGCAGGTAAAACTACATTTGCTGAACAAATATTATATCACACAAAAAGTATTAGAAGTCGTGGAAGAGTGGATCATAAAAGTTCTTTTTTAGATAATCATAAAATTGAAAAAGAAAGAGGCATAACAGTATTTTCTGAACAAGGTACTTTTGAATATAAAGATTCAAATTATTATTTAATAGATACTCCAGGTCATATAGATTTTTCTTGTGAGATGGAAAGATCAATCCAAATTATGGACTATGCTGTAATTATAATAAGTGGAGTTGAAGGAATACAAGGACATACAGAAACAGTATGGCAGCTTTTAAGAAAACATAATATTCCTACTCTTTTTTTTATAAATAAAATAGATAGAGTTGGAGCTAGTGTTGAAGACGTATTAGAAGATATAAGGCTTAATTTCACTAAAGAAGTTTGTTTTATTGAGAAATCATTAAATAATGAGGAACTTAGTGAAAGACTTATAGAATTTATTGCAGAACAAGACGAGATACTTTTTGAAAAATATTTAGAAGATGGATATGAAAAAGATTTATGGTTAGATTCTATGAAAAAACTTATTAAGGAAAATAAGTTCTTTCCTTGTTTTAGTGGTTCAGCACTACAAGACATTGGAATAGAGGAGTTTTTAGAAAGTCTACATATTTTAACTTATACAGAATATAGTGAAGATGATCAGTTTAGTGGACGAGTATACAAAATACGCCATGATGAACGAGGAAATAGATTAACTTATGTAAAGGCATTAACTGGTAGCTTAAAGGTAAAGGATGAAGTGTGCTTATGGAATGGAGATAATATCTTTTTTCAGAAAGTTAATCAGATAAGAATATATAATGGAAATAAATTCATAACTGTAGATAAAGTTTTAGCAGGACAAACTTTTGTGGTAATAGGTTTAACTTCTGCTGATATAGGGGATGGAATTGGAGATTTAAGAGAAAAAGCTATCTATAGTATGATTCCAACTTTGAAATCTAAGGTTATTTTTAATAAATCATTAAATGTATTAGAAATTTTAAGGTGTTTTAAAATTTTAGAAACAGAAGATCCAGCTCTAAACATAATTTGGGATGAAAAGCTTCAAGAAATACAAGTTCATATTATGGGAAGTATTCAATTAGAGATTTTAAAAAATTTAGTTGAAGAAAGATTTGATTTATTGGTGGAGTTTGGGCCTTGTGAGGTATTGTATAAAGAAACTATTTTAGAAGAAGTGATAGGGTATGGGCATTTTGAACCTTTAGGACATTATTCAGAGGTTCATCTTAAACTAGAGCCAGGTGAGCGAAACAGCGGTATTATATTTGAGAGTGTATGCCATACAGATGACTTAACAGTAGGAAATCAAAATTTAATAAAGACTCATATTTTTGAAAGAGAACATCATGGAATTTTAACAGGTTCATCCTTAACTGATATGAAAGTTACCCTTTTGACTGGAAGAGCACATAATAAACACACTAATGGTGGAGATTTTAGAGAGGCTACTTTTAGAGCTTTAAGGCAAGGCGTAGAAAAAACTAAGAATATTTTATTAGAACCTTATTATATTTTTAAAATGGAAACAGATTTAGAGTGTATGGGAAAGGTAATGTCAGATATACAAAAGTTAAATGGGGTTTTTGAATCACCACAAACAATTAATAATAAAGCTATTATAAAAGGAAGAGGGCCTATATCCACATTTATGAATTATAGTTTAGAGTTTACTTCTTTTACTAAGGGAAAGGGTAAAATCAATTTTATGTTTGATGGATATGATATTTGTCACAATGAGGAGGAGGTTATCAAAAAAATAGCTTATGATAAAAATGCTGATATTGAATATACTTCAACTTCGATTTTTTGTTCTAAAGGTCAAGCATTTTTGGTTAAGTGGGATGAAGTGAAAAATTATATGCATTGTTTAAAGTAAATATAAAATGGTTTAAGTGAATATAAGAATGAATATTTAGAAATTTCCTTTTTATTGACTTAGCAGGTAAAGGATGATATTATATCATAAAAAGAGAATTAGTACCTTTAAGATTAGTCCGGAGAGACTGATAAGGTCGTGGTGTTTTATAGACTTAAATTTCATATTTATAAGTTTATGATTAATATAGTGATTTTGCGACCTTTTATAGAAATATAAAGGGTCTTTTTTATTAATTAAAATAAACTTTAAATAAAAAATTGTACTAGTTCTCCTTAAAAAAGGAGGAAAAACTATGAGTGAAAAACAACATGTAGACAAAGATTATTCACTAGAATCAGTAGCGGAAAAGGATAAAAGAGGATTTGCTTCAATGTTTGTAGTTATGCTGGGGTTTACATTTTTTTCAGCTAGCATGCTTACAGGTGGAACATTAGGGGCAGCACTATCAATGAAAGATTTTGCTCTGGCGGTATTTTTAGGGAATTTAATCTTAGCAATTTATACAGGGGCACTTGCATATATAGGAGCAGATACAGGACTTTCAATGCATTTATTGGCAAGATATTCTTTTGGGGAGAAGGGAGCATACTTGCCGTCTTTCTTAACAAGTTTTACTCAAATAGGATGGTTTGGAGTAGGAGTTGCTATGTTTGCAGTGCCAGTAAGTAAAATAACAGGAATAAATATATATTTATTAGTAGCAGTATCAGGATTATTAATGACCTCAACAGCGTATTTTGGAATGAAATCTTTAACCATATTAAGTGCGGTAGCAGTACCAGCTATAACAATATTGGGATGTACATCGGTGATTAAGGCAGTAAATTCAGTAGGCGGTATGTCAGAAATATTAAATATACCATCAAGTGGAAAAATGGGATTAGTTACGGCATTAACTTTATGTGTTGGATCTTTTATAAGTGGAGGAAGTACAACACCAGACTTTGTAAGATTTGCTAAGAATAAAAAGATTGCAGTAACAACAACAGTGGTAGCATTTTTTATAGGTAACTCTTTAATGTTTTTATTTGGAGCTATAGGGGCAATGGCTACAGGTCATTCAGATATATCAGATGTTATGATATCTCAAGGATTGATAATACCAGCAATATTGGTTTTAGGTTTAAATATATGGACAACCAATGATAATGCTATATATACATCAGGGCTTGGAATCTCAAATATAACAAAGATTCCTAAAAATAAGGTGGTATTATTCAATGGAACGCTAGGCACTTTAGGAGCTTTATGCTTATATAATAACTTTGTAAATTTTTTAAGTTTGTTAGGTTCAATGATTCCAGCAGTTGGAGGAGTAATAATAGCTGATTATTTCTTTGTAAGAAAAAGAAAATATGAAGATTTTAAGGAAGCTAATTTTAAAGTGATAAACTATAAAGCTATAATATCTTGTATACTTGGAATATTAGCTGGAAAATATTTAACTATAGGAGTTCCATCATTAAACTCATTAGTCATAACAGGAGTAACCCATACTATATTAGCAAAAGTTATTAAAGAAAAGGTAGAAGAAAATACAGAATGTGATAAAAAATTGGCTTAATATCAAGATAATTATTTAGGCGGATATTGATTGCATACAAACTTAAGGCTATGGTTTAAGAGAGTGTTGTTTTTAGATTATACTAAAATCAATAATTCCTTAGAACATAGCTAAATTTAAAAATAATTTTAAATCCAGCTTAATTTAAATGAGATTATTAATAGGAGTAGGAGTTGAGTATATGTTAATAAAAAATATTAGGTTTACAGATGAAAATGAATTGGTTGACATAAGAATTGAAAATGGAATATTTAAAGAAATAAAAAAGAATCTGCAACTATATGAGAATGAGGAAGTTATAGAGGGGAATGGGGCTTTGGCTCTTCCACCTTTTATAGAACCACATGTTCATTTAGATACAACTCTTACAGCTGGGGAACCAAACTGGAATGAAAGTGGAACTTTGTTTGAAGGAATACAAAGGTGGTCTGAAAGAAAGGCTTTTTTAACAAAAGAAGATGTAAAACAAAGAGCTAAAAAAGCATTAAGTTGGCAAATAGCTAATGGTATACAACACATTAGGACTCATATTGATACCACAGATGAATCATTGTTAGCATTAATAGCTATGTTAGAAGTTAAGGAAGAAATGAAAGATTATGTGGACTTACAAATAGTAGCTTTTCCTCAGGAGGGAATTTTATCTTATCCAAGAGGTTTAGAACTTTTAGAAGAGGCTTTAAAATTAGGCGCTGATGTAGTTGGAGCTATACCACATTTTGAATTTACCAGAGAATATGGAGTAGAATCAATTAATAAAATTTTTGAACTTGCAGAAAAGTATAATGTATTAATAGATGTTCATTGTGATGAAATTGATGATGAGCAATCAAGATTTTTAGAAACTATGGCTACAAGAGCATTAGAAACAGGGATGAAAAATAAAGTTACAGCTAGCCATACTACAGCGATGCATTCTTATAACAATGCTTATACATATAAATTGTTTAGACTTTTAAAAATGTCTGATATAAACTTTGTGGCAAATCCACTTGTAAATACACATTTACAAGGAAGATTTGATACATATCCAAAGCGCAGGGGAGTTACCAGAGTAAAAGAATTAAAAGATGCTGATATTAATGTTTGTTTTGGACATGATGACATTTTTGACCCTTGGTATCCACTTGGAACTGGTAATATGCTTCAAGTGTTACATTTTGGATTACATGTATGTCAAGTCATGGGGTACAATGAGATAAACAAATCTATTAAATTTATAACAACTAATTCAGCAAAAACTTTAAATATACAGGATAAGTATGGAATAGAAGTAGGTAAACCGGGCAATCTTATACTTTTACCTGCTGAAAGTGGATATGATGCTATAAGACGTCAAGTTCCTGTTGCCTACTCTATAAGAGGCGGAAGGGTAATAAGTAAGACAGAACCATCTTTAACTAAGGTATACTTAGGAGAAGAAATTAGCGTAGATTTTAAGAAATAAACATACTACTTCTATAAGTAAAGAGTTACTTTACCTTGAAATAAAAAAACGTTATGCAGAGCGGAAGATATAATTTTATGCAGAATATTATGTAAAGTTTAGTTTTTTAGAAAGTATGGATTATTTTCTAAGAAAAATTTATAATGGGATTCTAGGTTTCAGATTGAGAAATTTCAACTTGAAGCATAGAATCTTTTTTATTATAGAATTTATTTTAAAAGAGTGTTGATTTTTACACTTTTTTAAAACTTTTCATATCATAATAAAAAACTAGAAGAATTTATATAAAGATAAGTGAAAGGAAAAAATTTAAAATGAGAATAAATAAACTTTTAAGTAATTTAGGAATTTGTTCAAGAAAAGATGCTAATAGGATTATTGAACAAAATAGAATAATGGTAAATGGAGAACTTTGTAAGCCAGGTCAGTGGGTGGAGAAAGAGGATGATATCCTTATTGATAATAATCCTATTCCAGTTAAGAAGAAAGTTTATATTGCATTAAATA from Clostridium sp. MB40-C1 includes these protein-coding regions:
- the codB gene encoding cytosine permease, which produces MSEKQHVDKDYSLESVAEKDKRGFASMFVVMLGFTFFSASMLTGGTLGAALSMKDFALAVFLGNLILAIYTGALAYIGADTGLSMHLLARYSFGEKGAYLPSFLTSFTQIGWFGVGVAMFAVPVSKITGINIYLLVAVSGLLMTSTAYFGMKSLTILSAVAVPAITILGCTSVIKAVNSVGGMSEILNIPSSGKMGLVTALTLCVGSFISGGSTTPDFVRFAKNKKIAVTTTVVAFFIGNSLMFLFGAIGAMATGHSDISDVMISQGLIIPAILVLGLNIWTTNDNAIYTSGLGISNITKIPKNKVVLFNGTLGTLGALCLYNNFVNFLSLLGSMIPAVGGVIIADYFFVRKRKYEDFKEANFKVINYKAIISCILGILAGKYLTIGVPSLNSLVITGVTHTILAKVIKEKVEENTECDKKLA
- a CDS encoding cytosine deaminase; this encodes MLIKNIRFTDENELVDIRIENGIFKEIKKNLQLYENEEVIEGNGALALPPFIEPHVHLDTTLTAGEPNWNESGTLFEGIQRWSERKAFLTKEDVKQRAKKALSWQIANGIQHIRTHIDTTDESLLALIAMLEVKEEMKDYVDLQIVAFPQEGILSYPRGLELLEEALKLGADVVGAIPHFEFTREYGVESINKIFELAEKYNVLIDVHCDEIDDEQSRFLETMATRALETGMKNKVTASHTTAMHSYNNAYTYKLFRLLKMSDINFVANPLVNTHLQGRFDTYPKRRGVTRVKELKDADINVCFGHDDIFDPWYPLGTGNMLQVLHFGLHVCQVMGYNEINKSIKFITTNSAKTLNIQDKYGIEVGKPGNLILLPAESGYDAIRRQVPVAYSIRGGRVISKTEPSLTKVYLGEEISVDFKK
- a CDS encoding translation factor GTPase family protein, with the protein product MNKTIGILAHVDAGKTTFAEQILYHTKSIRSRGRVDHKSSFLDNHKIEKERGITVFSEQGTFEYKDSNYYLIDTPGHIDFSCEMERSIQIMDYAVIIISGVEGIQGHTETVWQLLRKHNIPTLFFINKIDRVGASVEDVLEDIRLNFTKEVCFIEKSLNNEELSERLIEFIAEQDEILFEKYLEDGYEKDLWLDSMKKLIKENKFFPCFSGSALQDIGIEEFLESLHILTYTEYSEDDQFSGRVYKIRHDERGNRLTYVKALTGSLKVKDEVCLWNGDNIFFQKVNQIRIYNGNKFITVDKVLAGQTFVVIGLTSADIGDGIGDLREKAIYSMIPTLKSKVIFNKSLNVLEILRCFKILETEDPALNIIWDEKLQEIQVHIMGSIQLEILKNLVEERFDLLVEFGPCEVLYKETILEEVIGYGHFEPLGHYSEVHLKLEPGERNSGIIFESVCHTDDLTVGNQNLIKTHIFEREHHGILTGSSLTDMKVTLLTGRAHNKHTNGGDFREATFRALRQGVEKTKNILLEPYYIFKMETDLECMGKVMSDIQKLNGVFESPQTINNKAIIKGRGPISTFMNYSLEFTSFTKGKGKINFMFDGYDICHNEEEVIKKIAYDKNADIEYTSTSIFCSKGQAFLVKWDEVKNYMHCLK